From Gossypium raimondii isolate GPD5lz chromosome 11, ASM2569854v1, whole genome shotgun sequence:
TGACAAACTTAAGGATGGGAAAATTTATCTTAGGGTATTTCATTTTCTATGGTTTTTTCTAATTGTTCATTAAGCAACGACAGAAGGcctgtttcttttcttaatatttttggatATATAGCTGGAAAATGTTTATGTTCTTTTCTGCACTGCTTGGTTGATGCTTCTTTTGCCATTAATAAGAGTGAAacaaatgcaatttactaatttaaaattttaaaaattttaaaaagcctaaatgaaaattttttcattttaggggacCGAGTCCCTGCTAGCCCCTCCTAGCTACACCCCTGTGCACATTTTAACCATTACAATGGTTGTGtattggtaaaagtaccatggaatCCTTAGTAGTTGAATTGTATTTTGCCACCTCTATTAAAAAAAGgggtaaattagtccctatacgttatatcaaagagcaaattggttattcgttgaaaattttatccatttttactgttaaaaattggttctTATATGTTAACATGAGGTACATGCGGCATACTTTATCTCATTGTTTGGTTATTCTATCGGTCAtgttagtttttaatagtagacatgaacgaaatttttaacaaaaaggactagtttgctctttgatctaatgtacaataactaatttactcattttttaagtaaatggggcaaaatgcaatttgacacCTAGTATAGGGCCTTGTGTATTCCTTTTTTATATGGGAGATTAGACACACCCAGACATGATCCAGAGGTGGATGTGTTTTGCTGTGTACTATGTTGGTTAACCATATTGCTGGTCAGACTTGAAAAAAGTATACGTTTCAAACTTTAACAACTCTTTTTGTTgctgtttttttaatttagagtTGGGAGAAAACTGTGGATTGTTATAGTCCAGGACAGGGTTTGATGCCGGCAAGTTTTAAGGTTAGAACCGTACCTCTTGAGGACAATAAGTTTGAGGAAGTACTAGACCCGGATTTTGGTGAATCAGCTATCGGTCGTGTTGCACCGGTAGACTCTGGTTGGTATATTGCTTCTTCATAGACTTATTACTGCATAGATCTGTTCAGCTTTAGTAATGATTCTGTTGTACTTCCTAAAGTATTTCTTTTTTCCGTTCTTTCTCGAAGTTCCGTCTCGGTGGGAACATCGAGTAAAAGTGAATTTATTGAAATGGCTTTGTTGATAGGATTGTGGTGGATTATATTGTTGAGGGCATATGGGAAGATCACCGGTGACTATTCATTGCAAGAGAGGGTGGATGTTCAAACAGGAATAAGACTGATCCTCAACTTGTGTTTAGCCGATGGATTCGATATGTTTCCTTCTCTGTTAGTCACCGATGGATCCTGCATGATAGACCGAAGGATGGGTATCCATGGTCATCCCCTCGAGATCCAAGTGAGTTCGTTTCTTTGAAGTTAGGTTGCCTCATCTCAAAGTAGGATACTATGTTAGTTTTTAGACCATAATTTGAACATGTTTGATCTACAGGCATTGTTTTGTTCTGCTCTACGTTGCTCTCGTGAGATTCTTACAGCAAATGGAAGTTCCAAGAATTTGGTGAGTGCCATCAACAATAGACTGAGTGCACTATCGTTCCACGTCAGAGAATACTGTTGGGTTGACATGAAAAAGGTCAACGAGATTTATCGTTACAAAACCGAAGAGTATTCCATGGATGCTACTAACAAGTTCAATATTTACCCTGAGCAAATTCCTTCATGGCTTATGGATTGGATACCTGAAAAAGGTGGTTATCTACTTGGCAATCTACAGCCAGCTCACATGGATTTTAGGTTCTTCACACTCGGGAACCTCTGGTCCATTGTCTCATCGCTGGGCACTCCGAAACAGAACGAAGCTATATTGAACTTAATCGAAGCCAAATGGGATGATATTGCAGGGCACATGCCTTTCAAGATATGCTACCCTGCCTTGGAGAATGAGGAGTGGCGCATAATTACCGGCAGTGACCCGAAAAATACGCAAGTACCTTGCCCTTATCATGAAAACTCTCTCtctatacacacacatatatatacatgtatttccGCGTAGTATAATCTTCTAAGACTAGTGTGCTTAATGAATTGTGCAGGCCATGGTCCTATCATAACGGCGGATCTTGGCCAACACTTCTTTGGCAGGTAAACGCCGTTCGTTCTACATAACTTTATATCCGGTTTTGCTTGCGACTTTGATTTGTTTCATGGAGTTTTATACTCACCCGAAATCTTATATTACCCTTAGTTTACTTTGGCATGCATCAAGATGGGAAGATTAGAACTAGCCCAAAAAGCAGTTTCTTTGGCCGAGAAGAGGCTCTCAATCGACCGATGGCCTGAATATTACGACACCCGTAGGGGGAAGTTCATTGGGAAACAATCTCGTCTTTATCAAACATGGACAATCGCCGGTTTCTTGACGTCCAAAATGATGGTGGAGAATCCGCAGATGGCTTCCTTGTTATACTGGGAGGAAGACTACGAGCTTCTCGATATCTGCGTTTGCGCACTTAACAAAAGCGGCCGGAAGAACTGTTCTCGGGGCGCTGCTAAATCCCAGATACTTGTCTAATTGAAACACCATTGTTTGGTAGGCGGCGATCTTTTCAATTGTACAGCCACATTTTTAGGATAGTGAGCTTTACATACAGGTTTGTTCTAAAAACCATTGTATTTAACATAACCATATAGTATTCTATTTCTGGATCAATCTCTCAAACCTGAAACATATTGGATTTCAGAAGGCAGAATATTCATTTTTGTTCCCTATGTGGGTTTATCTATAAGCAAAATAATCTATAGcatgttttgttttggtcattCATTCTTCTATTAATGCCTTTGAATTTCACTGAGAAAATTCAACTGGAAAAGAGCTATCCCACACTTATGATTCAAAATTGAGAGCTTGAAAGAGAAACCATTGGAAAAATAGAAACTCatttaagaaataattcaggtaacatttttaaatataattcattcaattcaattcaaatgtaaattgattcatataaaaCTTAGGTGAGattaaatgaaaaactaaaaacataaatcctgggattaaatgaaaaaaaataaagaggtGGGATTAAATGAAAAGCTAAAAAGATAAATCTTAATTGAGGTgggattaaatgaaaaaataaaaagataaatactAATTCGGGTGAGATTAACTTGGGGCTTATATATAATCTTAACTCAATTGAGTGAAATTACACCTATTCaataaacaagcttaaaaacacTTCTTAAAGTCCACACAAAACCGTTCTTAAAGTCGGCACTCAACACTACAAAATAGAGAGAAGATATTATTGTGACCAATGACACTGATTTCTAGCAATAAGTCTATCGTTGTGAGACAAGTTTTTGCTGAAGATTTGGACAGTGAACTTTAGATGATTAAGGAAGCAATTTTGAGGTATGATTTTGTATCTATATATAGATACTGAATTTCCAGGGATGATATTTAAACCCAATAAGCAAGTGATCGATAAAGGCGATCCAATTATCAATTACAACTATATGAAGTCGAATGTTGATGCGCTTCAAATTATTCAACTCGGCTTGAGTCTTTCAGATGCTCGGGGTAATTTGCCGGACTTTGATTCTCCCTTTTCTTACTTTTGGGAATTTAATTTCAGAGAGTTCGATATCAATCGAGGCCGCTATGCTAGCGATTCGATTGAGCTACTCATACGTCAAGGGATAGATTTTGAGAAGAATAAAGAGAAGGGGATTGATTCTAAATATTTTGCAAAGAAGTTTTGGGATTACGGCTTGCTTTTCAACTGCTATGGTCTGAAAAGTATTACCTGGATTACTGTTCACAGCACTTATGACTTCGGATTCATGCAAAAGATTCTTACCCAAAGTCCAATGCCTTTGCATCTTCACTCGTTCGTGCATCAATTGGCTTATTTCTTCGGCTACAATATTTTTGACCTCGAACACACTTTCAAGTTATTGGGACTACTAGGCGGTTTAGAGAGAATAGCTCAAACATTAAATGTGGCTCATATTACCAGATCAAGTCATCAAGCTGGGTTAGACAGTCTACTCACACTTCAATGTTTTATGAAGCTCAAGAGTGAGAATGTTTTTGAATCTAAGTGGAACAAGACAAATCAAATGTTGCTGCCTCCCCTAGTATTATACGGACTAGTTTAGACCATAAGATGAAACATTTTGCTCtcttttgttttgaaacataaaatattgaatgaatTACATATTAGTAGTTAATAAGAAAAAGATAATTAACATACATAATCAGATGTAAAAATGGTTACTTCTCGGTTTTGGGAATTTGCTTAATAAATATTACATGAATTTCTGTTTAAAATTATGAAGTAACGAAAGACTAGAGTTTGTTCATATAGCTGTAGGGTTTTTTTCCCATCATTCAAAGGTCAAACTTTGCTATTAATCCCCAATGCCTACTTGGAGATACGTAATAGGATTATGAAGAAATTTCACGCAAATCCGAGTGTACAAATTGAGTGCCAGATATTGAAGTTGGCAACTTGGATGCAAGGCAGGAAGTATTGGAGTTCTTGGACTAATGGGGTTTGATTAACTTTCACTGAAAGCATTATCCGGTAGTTTTCCCAACATTCAACTGGCTGCAAGGAACTGCTTTCTTTTGGAAGATCCACCAGATGACAAGAAGGAACAAACTGGTTCTGAGAGGTATCATATGTAAACCTTTTCTCAAGCTTATATTCCCTTGCCACTTTGTGGCTCTTATATCTGATGTGAGTTAGAGTTTGGCAGTGTTGTCAATGATGCCGGTAATCAGGATGCTCAGAATGTCGAAAATCCAGAAAACAGAAGCCTCAAGGAGGACATGTCCACCCCAGTTTGGGATCAGAAAACTTCATCTTGCAACCACGCTGACCAAAATGCTGAAACTTCTCTTCCTGAAGAAAAGATGACATCAGCTTCACCCAATTGCCTATCAACTGATAAACAGCATTCTCAGCAGCAGCAGTGAAGGCAAAACTTCTTGCAGACCAGGAAGAAGATCAAATCCGGCAACTTACGACATCATTAATAGAAAAGCAGGTAATTTATTTGCAAAAGCAAATGCAGACTCTTTTACTTGTGAATATAATTTGTCATCCTGAAtccttaaaatttaatcaattttatttttttacttttccaattCTAAAATTCCAATCATTGTCCAAATGATAGCAATTAAATTCGTTTGGTTAAATTCTGACATTAGTCATGTATTAAACATAATCGGATCAATCTTATTCCCTACCCTTTTCGAATTTcgaaatttcaatattgatgCTAACGACAATCGTTAAATTCATTATCtagcttctttttttctttttgttctttgtaGTATGTAGAAATAGAATAATATATTTGTCATGTCAGATCTTTGAATATAACGTAACAAATTTAAAGGCGTGAGATTGAACTTTTAAAACTCAAGaatataatacttaaaattgattgaattaaagCAAGaaactaaatccacaacttaataataaattttaactaaattgaaagtattaaatatatatgtttgtggtAGTAAAactaattatgatttttataactTCATCATGCATTGAAGAATCTTAATTAGAAGTGTTCATAGGCTATGCTAAAGTTCGATATTAGAAAAATTTCTAAGCTAGAGTCTAGCTTAACCCAACTCGtcaaaaacatgtttttcttttaaaaataataaaacaacaaaagaatatcttttatattaatatttatatattttaataattaaatttttgttaaaatatttttaaaaatcatttaacataaacttGAGCTAATCCAGCCAAACTTGAGAACAAAAAATCCTTGTTTAAGCTCAACCCAAATCAGATCAGCCAGTTGAATCAAATAAAGTACCCAACTTATGAATAGATCTAATATCAACCTCCCAAAAAGTTAGGaggttaaaatattataatgatatGTAAGTTAAATTGGAAGAAATTTAGAAAGGAGAGTaagacaaattttaaaatgttttatattaaaaaggTTTGAGATGGTATATTATTTAGTCGATAAAATACCCCAAACAGTGACGTTAACGTGTTGAATCTGCAATCAAGTCATCATTGATGGATGTGTGGGGTGAATGTTTTTGATGAGACGATATCATCTATTATGGGACATATACTATCATTCGTTCTGATACTAGCCTACACTCTATCAACTTACCCTCAGCACTTAACATTCGAACTCTCTCCACGTctactttttataatttccaACTCTTCACCCTGATTGATACTACCACATCCTCCTCCGTACTCTTCCCTTAAATCATGGAAAACAATGGAGCAAATTTTAATCACCGATTGGGTTGATTTCACAAATATTTCGATGATTTTAGAACAGTTTTGACAAGCTGCTGAGCTGAGCTTgggttttcttttataattaatgttcATTTTACCGACCATGAAAATTAATTCTtccataaaattatgaaatataccATAAAATGTACTTTAAAAACAATGTTTACAAATGAGAACATTACAGAAATAAATCCAACCAAACCAAAAGCATTAACAGAccctttttgtttgtttctcacACCAACACTATGAATCCCATAAAATGGTTGGGAAACACCAAATCATTCGAAACATTTTAACCGTACTTATTGGCGGAACAGAAAAAAAGTATTAACAACCCTTTCAAGGTTTCCAATTTGAGTAATAAGATAGtgatgaaacttttaaaagCAGCTGAAAGGTGCAGAGGAAACAGGGGATAATCTTTGTTTGAAACAGCTGAAAGGTTTCCCATTCGAAAGTGCTGAATGTCTTGTTTGCAGAACTActttatggtttttaattaaCATGTCTTCCTCTTCCCCACTCTTTAGAGCATCCTTCGCTATGCATTGGAAAGCTTCTTCCACGTTAACTCCTTCCTTGGCAGATGTCTCGAGGCACACCATGCTGGGGCCTTTCGTCTCAGACACCTAGAGAGTCAAAACAAAGTGGATAATTGTAACTTTTAGGGAGAAAGAGGACATGAAGTGACACTGTAAAGGAAGAACTGAAAAATGCATACCACTCTACTGTTTCCACCATCAACATCGATTTTGTTCCCCAAAACAACAAACGGGAAATTCTCAGGATCCGAAGGGCTTGCCTGCAAggtttctcaaattttcatttctctaCCGAATAAATCCCAGAGAGTTGATAGATGGTTTTCATCTGTATTCAGAAGTTCAGAATATATACCTGAATAAGAAATTCTTCTCTCCAGTTGTTAAGGTTGTCAAACGATTTCATTGAGTTGACATCATGTACAAGAACACAACAATGAGCACCGCAATAGAAAGCAACGCCTAGGCTCTGGAATCTTTCCTGGCCAGCTGTGTCCCAGATCTTGGgggtggggggggggggaattgatgaattttgagCTAACTGGTCACTGGGATAACACAAAAAGGCAGAAAGAAAAGTTAGATAATTTTAGAATGCAATGCTACAATCTGCTAGAAAATACTCAATAGTGATCCATGAGGTTGTTTAATGCTAAATCACAGAAGTCTAGTCAACATAATTCCCTATTCAAATAACCACAAATCAGCAGCCATGGAGTTTTTCAATGAATAAGAAGGAAAAGGTTAGCATTGGCAGTTCTGAGTTAAATATCATAGAGAAAAGATACAATTGAGAAATCCTGGTTAAGCACTAGTCCACCATAGCTAGAGCTTGGTTCATGAACAAAGGAGTAGGCACTAGTCATAGCACACCATAGTCGTTCATTGTAGATTAAGATCCCCTACAGCAACTAAAACAAGCTCATTGAAATTTAAAGAGTAGAGATGAGTGTGAAATCTAAGCCTCAAACTGCACTTCCTGTGTCAAAAAATCAGCTCCAGTCGTCGCCTTATACTTATTGCTAAACTTCTTATTTACATATGTAAAAGGCAAACAAAAACATAACTAATAGTAATactaattcaaattaattgGTAATAAAAAACACTTCATTTTTCTGCTTTCCTCAATAATTAGTAAAAAACGACTGCTGCAGGATAATGATTCATCAAACACGTCCTCCTTACCCTGCAAGTTCAACATCATCACAATTCACAATCATTCGACAACAAACGAAAGCAGTAATTCGAACAGAAGTATCCTAATTCAGGCGGGattaaatgaaaaactaaaaacataaatCCTCCTAATTGAGGAGGGATTAAATGAAAAGCTAAAAACATAAATCCTCAATGGTGGGATTAAATGAAAAGCTAAAAACATGGTGGGattaaatgaaaaactaaaaaggTAAATCCTAATTGAGGTgagattaaatgaaaatttaaaaagataagCTTATATAAATCCTAATGGAGGTGGGAttaaaagaaaagctaaaatgaTAAATCCTAATTGAGGTAGGATTAAATGAAAAGCTAAAAAGATAAATCCTAATTGAGGTGGGATTAACTGTGGGGCTTATAAATAATCTTAGCTCAATTGAGTGAAATTACACCTATTCaataaacaagcttaaaaaaCACTTCTTAAAGTCCACACAAAACCGTTCTTAAAGTCGGCACTCAACAGAGACAGTAACAAAACACTACAAAATAGAGAAAGAAGATATTATTGTGACCAACGATGTCGATTTCTGGCAATAAGTCTATCGTTGTGAGACAGGTTTTTGCTGAAGATTTGGACACTGAACTTTTGATGATTAAGGAAGCAATTTTGAGGCATCCTTTTGTATCTATAGATACTGAATTTTCGGGGACGATAATTAAACCCAGTAAGCAAGTGATCCGTGAAGGCAATCCGATTATCAACTATCACTATATGAAGTTGAATGTTGATGTGCTTCAAATTATTCAACTCGGCTTGAGTCTTTCAGATGCTCGGGGTAATTTACCAGACTTTGATTCTCCCTTTTCTTAtgtttgagaatttaatttcaGAGATTTCGATATCAATCGAGACCGTTATGCTAGTGATTTGATCAAGCTGCTCAAACGTCAAGGGAtagattttgaaaagaataaagagaaGGGGATTGATTCTAAAGATTTTGCAAAGAAGTTTTTGGATTACGTGTTGCTTTTCAATTGCTATGGTCTGAAAAGTATTACTTGGATTACTTTTCACGGCACTTATAACTTCGGATTCACGCTAAAGATTCTTACTCAAAGTCCACTACCTTTGCATCTTCACTTGTTCGTGCATCAATTGGCTTATTTCTTCGGCTACAACATTTTTGACCTCAAACACACCTTCAAGTTATTGGGGTTGCTAGGCTGTTTAGAGAAAATAGCTCAAACATTAAACGTGGCTCGTACTACCGGATCAAGTCATCAAGCTGGGTTGGAGAGTCTACTCATGCTTCAATGTTTTATGAAGGTCAAGAGTGAGAATGTTTTTGAATCTAAGTGGAACGAGACAAATCAAATGTTGCTGCCTCCCCTAGCATTATACGGACTAGTTCAAACCATAGGATGAAaattttttctcacttttgtttCGAAACATAAAAGCAATGTTATCGAAAATATTGTTGTAATGAATGAATTACATATTAGTAGTTAATAAGAAAAggataaattacatatataatctGATGCAAAAATTGTTACTTCTTGGTTTGGGAATTTGCTTAATAATATCCCATAAAAATATTGCATGAATTTTCCGAGACGTGTTACTATTTAAAATCATGAAGtaacataattttggtaattttttaacttgaatctaaaattttaaaattcaaaatcttgAATCTCGAATCACGAATCTCAAACCCTCAATCTTGATTTAAGGTTCGAGATtcagaatttaaaatttgagtttagggtaaaaaaaattattaaaattatgtttaataatataaaatattattaaaatattattaaataattaaaaaggtaCCGGAaggatataaattaaattttcacggcaaaatcattttacagaaaaatttgagcttcgattttTGAAGCTACAGCTTCCattggtcattttatccttaaaacatTAGCTTCATCTCCATCTTTATCGTTAATATTAAATGCACGCGGCTAGAAAAATAGTCCCGCTTTCCAACAAGCACTCCCTTCAATGGGTCCAAAACTACACTA
This genomic window contains:
- the LOC105761133 gene encoding alkaline/neutral invertase A, mitochondrial yields the protein MNAIHFFRKSTMKVPSRVLSLRNASFLGFARSFNPSVFERKLCCKKKDFLLNFNQVTQSHHACPFRFLCFQRIVNDAQKLRCLPSSSFVQSRAVSGPYDVSTEARVASTVRGLSTRGNDIHVTPLVVGGNVAVAEGENNVKKNGVSAKSEVEKEAWRLLKDAVVTYCGSPVGTVAANNPGDKQPLNYDQVFIRDFVPSALAFLLRGEGEIVENFLLHTLQLQSWEKTVDCYSPGQGLMPASFKVRTVPLEDNKFEEVLDPDFGESAIGRVAPVDSGLWWIILLRAYGKITGDYSLQERVDVQTGIRLILNLCLADGFDMFPSLLVTDGSCMIDRRMGIHGHPLEIQALFCSALRCSREILTANGSSKNLVSAINNRLSALSFHVREYCWVDMKKVNEIYRYKTEEYSMDATNKFNIYPEQIPSWLMDWIPEKGGYLLGNLQPAHMDFRFFTLGNLWSIVSSLGTPKQNEAILNLIEAKWDDIAGHMPFKICYPALENEEWRIITGSDPKNTPWSYHNGGSWPTLLWQFTLACIKMGRLELAQKAVSLAEKRLSIDRWPEYYDTRRGKFIGKQSRLYQTWTIAGFLTSKMMVENPQMASLLYWEEDYELLDICVCALNKSGRKNCSRGAAKSQILV